AGTCGCATCAAGACCGCCCTGCGGATGGGCAGGCTTGCGACGATCAAGACGCTCGCCGGTTTTGATTTTACCTTTCAACCATCTCTCGACCGGAATCGCATCTTCACCCTGGCCCAGCTCGGGTTCGTCGAGCGTCACGAAGCGGTTCATTTCCTCGGCCCACCGGGAACGGGAAAGAGCCATCTTGCCACGGCGCTCGGCGTCGAAGCCGTGAAGGCCGGAAAGAGCGTGTATTTCACGACGCTCGCCGATCTGATCGGTTCGCTTGCCCGTTCAGAGCGGGAAGGCAAGCTGCAGGAACGCATTCGCTTCTTCTGCAGGCCGAGCCTGCTCATCGTCGATGAGATTGGCTATTTGCCGGTCGTCCAGGGCGGCGGCAATCTGTTCTTCCAGCTCGTTAACGCCCGCTATGAACGCAGCGCAATGATCCTCACGTCAAACCGCGGTTTTGCAGAATGGGGCGATGTCTTTGGCGACCCTGTCGTCGCGACGGCACTGCTCGACAGACTGCTGCATCATGCCGTCGTCGTGCAGATCG
The DNA window shown above is from Shinella zoogloeoides and carries:
- the istB gene encoding IS21-like element ISRel3 family helper ATPase IstB; amino-acid sequence: MSATLDPIPSMIDRIRHDLVGLKMPRALEALDHVVRRLEHGELSALEAIDILLSEELTLRENSRIKTALRMGRLATIKTLAGFDFTFQPSLDRNRIFTLAQLGFVERHEAVHFLGPPGTGKSHLATALGVEAVKAGKSVYFTTLADLIGSLARSEREGKLQERIRFFCRPSLLIVDEIGYLPVVQGGGNLFFQLVNARYERSAMILTSNRGFAEWGDVFGDPVVATALLDRLLHHAVVVQIEGSSYRLRQHAELMPEHVRSKALIAPPAFAPPQKPRGRPPKNPQFAMSSTSA